AAGGCGCTATTTCTGGTGCCGCTGAAATCGATTGCCGAAGAGCGCTACCGCGAGTTCGCCAATCGCTACCGGAAGCTCGGCATCCGCGTCGTGATCGCAACCGGCGACCACCGCGAATTCGAACACGATCTCGAAAACGGCAAATTCGATCTCGGAATTTTGGTCTACGAAAAATTCAATCAACTGCTGATTCGCAATCTCGATCTGCTCGCCTCCGTCGGTCTCATTGTCATCGACGAAGTCCAGATGATCGGCGATTGCGAACGCGGCGCGACGCTGGAACTCGCCATCCTCAAGACGCAGCAGTCGCAATACCATCCGCAGATCGTCGCACTCTCGGCGGTGCTCGACAATGCCGACGAATTGGCGGCGTGGCTGGGGTGCCGGCTTTTAGTCGATCATTTCCGCCCGGTCGAATTGCGCCACGGGGTGTTGTATCAGGGGCGCTATCGTTATCGTTGCGCCGATGGCCACACCACCGGCGAGGAAGCGTTGTCCGACTGCAATTCCGACGATCCCGAAGAATTACTCCTCACCAATATCGAAACGCTGGTCAACAACGGCGAGCAGGTGCTGGTCTTCCTCAAAGCCAAACGCGCTTGCGAGATTCTGGCATCGCGATTGTCGGAGCGGAATTTCTGGCCCGAAGCGCAACTGACTATCGAACATCTTCAGCGCGAAACGACGACAATTCTTGGTCGGCGTTTGGCGGAAACCTTGCAGTCCGGCGTGGCGTTTCATCACGCCGACCTCTCGCATCGCCAACGCCGGACTCTTGAACGCGGCTACTTGAATGGCGAAATCAAGGT
The sequence above is a segment of the bacterium genome. Coding sequences within it:
- a CDS encoding DEAD/DEAH box helicase, translating into MNLMQMEHLKSYGLPEIVVASWRERLGEELLPLQRKAVIENRILAGENVLVCAPTSSGKTFCGELAATAAIFNRRKALFLVPLKSIAEERYREFANRYRKLGIRVVIATGDHREFEHDLENGKFDLGILVYEKFNQLLIRNLDLLASVGLIVIDEVQMIGDCERGATLELAILKTQQSQYHPQIVALSAVLDNADELAAWLGCRLLVDHFRPVELRHGVLYQGRYRYRCADGHTTGEEALSDCNSDDPEELLLTNIETLVNNGEQVLVFLKAKRACEILASRLSERNFWPEAQLTIEHLQRETTTILGRRLAETLQSGVAFHHADLSHRQRRTLERGYLNGEIKVLVSTTTLAMGVNLPAQTVFIDCYKYQPGRHGQRAVVAPLGWSEYEAMSGRAGRYGRGAQFGRSVLIANSDIEAETLWKLYVEGCADSVGSSLQSLAMADVILDLVSARVVNKVSEIVPTLQSTFFAAVEGAVDEDWITDSVERLKSQRMVFVKKDEISASPMGQLASLRGIGSASLSRLAARCCANTMAVTA